From a region of the Theobroma cacao cultivar B97-61/B2 chromosome 8, Criollo_cocoa_genome_V2, whole genome shotgun sequence genome:
- the LOC18592752 gene encoding probable WRKY transcription factor 51 isoform X1: MSNSNITTFLAAAAAAVNIPQQTSSPIYSHAVMDDNSTDQLDFDEDFLILAADAGEGTNFETNAPSSSCLKASTTLSQSPFLSSDEMTSSSVNGCWEVPRSSFVDYMQQNGEGYVKTMEMDDHVGFKIAFRTKSDLEIMDDGYKWRKYGKKRVKNNPNPRNYYRCSTAGCKVKKRVERDKEDPRFVITTYEGKHHHESPSADTDICHNAINPDQRTSHQLQFLHHHQQHQP, encoded by the exons ATGTCCAACTCTAACATCACCACCTTCCTAGCAGCAGCTGCAGCAGCAGTTAACATCCCACAACAAACCTCAAGCCCTATTTACAGTCACGCCGTCATGGATGATAACAGTACCGATCAACTAGACTTTGATGAAGACTTTCTAATTCTAGCTGCTGATGCAGGTGAAGGAACTAATTTTGAAACTAATGCCCCTTCATCTTCCTGTCTTAAAGCGTCGACTACTCTTTCTCAAAGTCCTTTCCTTTCATCAGATGAGATGACTAGCAGTTCAGTCAATGGTTGCTGGGAGGTTCCAAGAAGCAGCTTTGTTGATTATATGCAACA AAATGGTGAGGGTTATGTAAAGACAATGGAGATGGATGatcatgtggggtttaaaaTTGCTTTCCGAACCAAATCTGATCTTGAGATAATGGATGATGGGTACAAATGGAGAAAATATGGGAAGAAGAGGGTCAAGAATAACCCTAATCCAAG GAACTATTACCGGTGCTCAACGGCAGGATGCAAGGTGAAAAAGAGAGTGGAAAGGGACAAAGAAGATCCTCGGTTTGTCATAACAACTTACGAGGGTAAGCATCACCATGAAAGCCCTAGTGCAGACACGGACATATGCCACAATGCCATAAATCCTGATCAACGGACTTCACACCAGCTTCaatttctacatcatcatcaacaacaTCAACCCTAG
- the LOC18592752 gene encoding probable WRKY transcription factor 71 isoform X2, producing the protein MSNSNITTFLAAAAAAVNIPQQTSSPIYSHAVMDDNSTDQLDFDEDFLILAADADEMTSSSVNGCWEVPRSSFVDYMQQNGEGYVKTMEMDDHVGFKIAFRTKSDLEIMDDGYKWRKYGKKRVKNNPNPRNYYRCSTAGCKVKKRVERDKEDPRFVITTYEGKHHHESPSADTDICHNAINPDQRTSHQLQFLHHHQQHQP; encoded by the exons ATGTCCAACTCTAACATCACCACCTTCCTAGCAGCAGCTGCAGCAGCAGTTAACATCCCACAACAAACCTCAAGCCCTATTTACAGTCACGCCGTCATGGATGATAACAGTACCGATCAACTAGACTTTGATGAAGACTTTCTAATTCTAGCTGCTGATGCAG ATGAGATGACTAGCAGTTCAGTCAATGGTTGCTGGGAGGTTCCAAGAAGCAGCTTTGTTGATTATATGCAACA AAATGGTGAGGGTTATGTAAAGACAATGGAGATGGATGatcatgtggggtttaaaaTTGCTTTCCGAACCAAATCTGATCTTGAGATAATGGATGATGGGTACAAATGGAGAAAATATGGGAAGAAGAGGGTCAAGAATAACCCTAATCCAAG GAACTATTACCGGTGCTCAACGGCAGGATGCAAGGTGAAAAAGAGAGTGGAAAGGGACAAAGAAGATCCTCGGTTTGTCATAACAACTTACGAGGGTAAGCATCACCATGAAAGCCCTAGTGCAGACACGGACATATGCCACAATGCCATAAATCCTGATCAACGGACTTCACACCAGCTTCaatttctacatcatcatcaacaacaTCAACCCTAG